One window from the genome of Drosophila albomicans strain 15112-1751.03 chromosome 2L, ASM965048v2, whole genome shotgun sequence encodes:
- the LOC117563592 gene encoding tyrosine-protein kinase Btk29A isoform X2 has translation MIPCVSLAETSVIGNMKERVKEMKVFGCRLNFWNHIGHSLTSSKAKEGNGSSPAQNSTRSISPNNSTTNSQFSLQHNSSGSLGGGGSGSGIGVGGGGGGLGSPNGVGGGGSCTPTSLQPQSSLTTFKQSPTLLNGNGSLLDANMPGGIPTPGTPNSKAKDNSHFVKLVVALYPFKAIEGGDLSLEKNAEYEVIDDSQEHWWKVKDAVGNVGYIPSNYVKPKALLGLERYEWYVGDMSRQRAESLLKQGDKEGCFVVRKSSTKGLYTLSLHTKVPQSHVKHYHIKQNARGEYYLSEKHCCETIPDLINYHRHNSGGLACRLKSSPCDRPVPPTAGLSHDKWEIHPMELMLMEELGSGQFGVVRRGKWRGSIDTAVKMMKEGTMSEDDFIEEAKVMTKLQHPNLVQLYGVCSKHRPIYIVTEYMKHGSLLNYLRRHENTLIGNMGLLLDMCIQVSKGMAYLERHNYIHRDLAARNCLVGSENVVKVADFGLARYVLDDQYTSSGGTKFPIKWAPPEVLNYTRFSSKSDVWAYGVLMWEIFTCGKMPYGRLKNTEVVERVQRGIILEKPKSCAKEIYDVMKKCWSHGPEERPSFRVLKEQLALVAQTLTD, from the exons GCAACGGCAGTTCTCCAGCCCAGAATTCGACACGCAGCATCAGCCCGAACAACTCGACGACCAACAGTCAATTCAGTTTACAGCACAACAGCTCCGGCAGCCTAGGAggcggtggcagcggcagTGGTATCGGAGTTggcggcggaggaggaggctTAGGCAGCCCCAACGGCGTAGGAGGCGGCGGCAGTTGCACACCCACATCGCTGCAGCCACAG TCCTCGCTCACGACGTTCAAGCAGTCACCCACTTTACTCAACGGCAACGGCTCTCTATTGGATGCCAACATGCCTGGGGGAATTCCAACACCTGGCACGCCCAACTCCAAAGCCAAA GACAACTCGCACTTTGTCAAGCTGGTAGTGGCGCTTTATCCTTTCAAGGCCATCGAAGGCGGCGATTTATCTCTGGAAAAG AATGCTGAGTATGAAGTCATTGACGACTCACAGGAGCATTGGTGGAAGGTGAAGGATGCAGTCGGCAATGTCGGCTATATACCCAGTAATTATGTCAAGCCTAAAGCGCTGCTGGGCCTGGAACGTTATGA aTGGTACGTCGGCGATATGTCGCGACAACGCGCCGAGTCCTTGCTGAAGCAGGGCGACAAGGAGGGCTGCTTTGTGGTGCGCAAGTCATCGACCAAGGGTCTCTACACACTCTCGCTGCATACCAAAGT TCCCCAGTCGCATGTGAAGCACTATCACATCAAACAGAACGCCCGCGGCGAGTATTATCTGAGCGAGAAGCATTGCTGCGAAACCATACCGGATCTGATTAACTATCATCGCCATAATTCGGGCGGACTGGCGTGCCGCTTGAAGTCATCACCATGCGATCGTCCTGTGCCACCAACAGCGGGCTTGTCCCACGACAAATGGGAAATCCATCCCATGGAACTGATGCTGATGGAGGAGCTGGGCTCGGGGCAATTTGGTGTTGTGCGTCGGGGCAAATGGCGCGGCTCCATCGATACCGCAGTCAAGATGATGAAGGAGGGCACCATGTCCGAGGATGATTTCATTGAGGAGGCCAAGGTCATGACCAAATTGCAGCATCCAAATCTAGTGCAGCTCTATGGCGTTTGCTCCAAGCATCGTCCCATCTACATTGTCACCGAATACATGAAGCATGGCTCGCTGCTCAACTATTTGCGCCGGCACGAGAACACGCTCATTGGCAACATGGGCTTGCTTCTGGACATGTGCATACAGGTGAGCAAGGGCATGGCCTATCTGGAGCGGCACAACTACATTCATCGCGATCTGGCGGCCCGCAATTGCCTCGTTGGCTCCGAGAATGTCGTCAAAGTGGCCGACTTTGGTTTGGCGCGTTATGTGCTCGACGATCAATACACAAGCTCTGGCGGCACGAAGTTCCCCATCAAATGGGCACCACCCGAGGTGCTCAACTACACACGGTTCTCCTCCAAGAGTGATGTTTGGGCTTACG GCGTGCTCATGTGGGAGATCTTCACCTGTGGCAAAATGCCCTATGGCCGTCTAAAGAACACCGAAGTCGTCGAGCGTGTGCAACGCGGCATTATACTAGAGAAACCAAAGTCGTGTGCCAAGGAGATATACGAT GTCATGAAGAAGTGCTGGTCGCATGGGCCCGAGGAGCGTCCCTCGTTTCGGGTGCTCAAAGAGCAGCTGGCACTTGTGGCCCAAACGCTGACCGACTAA
- the LOC117563592 gene encoding tyrosine-protein kinase Btk29A isoform X3, with protein MMLLSALKLGNGSSPAQNSTRSISPNNSTTNSQFSLQHNSSGSLGGGGSGSGIGVGGGGGGLGSPNGVGGGGSCTPTSLQPQSSLTTFKQSPTLLNGNGSLLDANMPGGIPTPGTPNSKAKDNSHFVKLVVALYPFKAIEGGDLSLEKNAEYEVIDDSQEHWWKVKDAVGNVGYIPSNYVKPKALLGLERYEWYVGDMSRQRAESLLKQGDKEGCFVVRKSSTKGLYTLSLHTKVPQSHVKHYHIKQNARGEYYLSEKHCCETIPDLINYHRHNSGGLACRLKSSPCDRPVPPTAGLSHDKWEIHPMELMLMEELGSGQFGVVRRGKWRGSIDTAVKMMKEGTMSEDDFIEEAKVMTKLQHPNLVQLYGVCSKHRPIYIVTEYMKHGSLLNYLRRHENTLIGNMGLLLDMCIQVSKGMAYLERHNYIHRDLAARNCLVGSENVVKVADFGLARYVLDDQYTSSGGTKFPIKWAPPEVLNYTRFSSKSDVWAYGVLMWEIFTCGKMPYGRLKNTEVVERVQRGIILEKPKSCAKEIYDVMKKCWSHGPEERPSFRVLKEQLALVAQTLTD; from the exons GCAACGGCAGTTCTCCAGCCCAGAATTCGACACGCAGCATCAGCCCGAACAACTCGACGACCAACAGTCAATTCAGTTTACAGCACAACAGCTCCGGCAGCCTAGGAggcggtggcagcggcagTGGTATCGGAGTTggcggcggaggaggaggctTAGGCAGCCCCAACGGCGTAGGAGGCGGCGGCAGTTGCACACCCACATCGCTGCAGCCACAG TCCTCGCTCACGACGTTCAAGCAGTCACCCACTTTACTCAACGGCAACGGCTCTCTATTGGATGCCAACATGCCTGGGGGAATTCCAACACCTGGCACGCCCAACTCCAAAGCCAAA GACAACTCGCACTTTGTCAAGCTGGTAGTGGCGCTTTATCCTTTCAAGGCCATCGAAGGCGGCGATTTATCTCTGGAAAAG AATGCTGAGTATGAAGTCATTGACGACTCACAGGAGCATTGGTGGAAGGTGAAGGATGCAGTCGGCAATGTCGGCTATATACCCAGTAATTATGTCAAGCCTAAAGCGCTGCTGGGCCTGGAACGTTATGA aTGGTACGTCGGCGATATGTCGCGACAACGCGCCGAGTCCTTGCTGAAGCAGGGCGACAAGGAGGGCTGCTTTGTGGTGCGCAAGTCATCGACCAAGGGTCTCTACACACTCTCGCTGCATACCAAAGT TCCCCAGTCGCATGTGAAGCACTATCACATCAAACAGAACGCCCGCGGCGAGTATTATCTGAGCGAGAAGCATTGCTGCGAAACCATACCGGATCTGATTAACTATCATCGCCATAATTCGGGCGGACTGGCGTGCCGCTTGAAGTCATCACCATGCGATCGTCCTGTGCCACCAACAGCGGGCTTGTCCCACGACAAATGGGAAATCCATCCCATGGAACTGATGCTGATGGAGGAGCTGGGCTCGGGGCAATTTGGTGTTGTGCGTCGGGGCAAATGGCGCGGCTCCATCGATACCGCAGTCAAGATGATGAAGGAGGGCACCATGTCCGAGGATGATTTCATTGAGGAGGCCAAGGTCATGACCAAATTGCAGCATCCAAATCTAGTGCAGCTCTATGGCGTTTGCTCCAAGCATCGTCCCATCTACATTGTCACCGAATACATGAAGCATGGCTCGCTGCTCAACTATTTGCGCCGGCACGAGAACACGCTCATTGGCAACATGGGCTTGCTTCTGGACATGTGCATACAGGTGAGCAAGGGCATGGCCTATCTGGAGCGGCACAACTACATTCATCGCGATCTGGCGGCCCGCAATTGCCTCGTTGGCTCCGAGAATGTCGTCAAAGTGGCCGACTTTGGTTTGGCGCGTTATGTGCTCGACGATCAATACACAAGCTCTGGCGGCACGAAGTTCCCCATCAAATGGGCACCACCCGAGGTGCTCAACTACACACGGTTCTCCTCCAAGAGTGATGTTTGGGCTTACG GCGTGCTCATGTGGGAGATCTTCACCTGTGGCAAAATGCCCTATGGCCGTCTAAAGAACACCGAAGTCGTCGAGCGTGTGCAACGCGGCATTATACTAGAGAAACCAAAGTCGTGTGCCAAGGAGATATACGAT GTCATGAAGAAGTGCTGGTCGCATGGGCCCGAGGAGCGTCCCTCGTTTCGGGTGCTCAAAGAGCAGCTGGCACTTGTGGCCCAAACGCTGACCGACTAA